One segment of Odontesthes bonariensis isolate fOdoBon6 chromosome 1, fOdoBon6.hap1, whole genome shotgun sequence DNA contains the following:
- the irf8 gene encoding interferon regulatory factor 8, translating into MSNSGGRRLKQWLMEQIHSAQYCGLQWEDESHTIFRIPWKHAGKQDYNQEVDASIFKAWAVFKGKFKEGDKAEPATWKTRLRCALNKSPDFEEVTERSQLDISEPYKVYRIVPEEEQKHGKSSVMAMAAPTSSGEITEMDCSPEEIEELIKEEEGCTMQASPEYWSQGSVNAFPLHQDPLPSGTLSSAFSQMMITFYYGGKPMQNTLVTHPEGCRISPQQHLVRGALYSSDSMQSVHFPSADLIEYVRQRYVTRKLLGHLERGVLVRANQEGIFIKRLCQSRVFWSGLGEVSSQYNPLPGKLERDAVVKIFDTGRFFQALQLYQEGQIPAPDPTVTLCFGEDLNDLSSAKSKLIIVQITLVNCQHVLDTMNMRRSQPYCNNQNLEMCDDVATDQMARIYQDLCSYSVPQRPACYRDNMPITA; encoded by the exons ATGTCCAACTCAGGAGGTCGGAGACTGAAGCAGTGGCTGATGGAGCAGATCCACAGTGCGCAATACTGTGGACTGCAGTGGGAGGATGAAAGTCACACCATATTCCGAATTCCATGGAAACACGCAGGGAAGCAGGATTACAACCAAGAAGTTGACGCATCTATTTTCAAG GCCTGGGCAGTGTTTAAAGGGAAGTTTAAGGAGGGGGACAAGGCTGAGCCTGCAACATGGAAGACCAGACTCCGCTGTGCCCTCAATAAAAGTCCTGACTTCGAGGAGGTGACTGAGAGGTCACAGCTGGACATTTCTGAGCCCTATAAAGTGTACCGTATTGTACCGGAAGAAGAGCAGAAGC ATGGCAAAAGCTCAGTGATGGCCATGGCAGCCCCCACCAGCTCTGGTGAAATCACCGAGATGGACTGCAGCCCTGAAGAGATAGAGGAGCTCATTAAAGAG GAGGAAGGCTGCACCATGCAGGCCAGTCCAGAGTATTGGTCCCAGGGCAGCGTCAATG CTTTCCCATTGCATCAGGACCCTTTGCCATCAGGCACCCTCAGTTCAG CTTTCTCCCAAATGATGATCACCTTCTACTATGGAGGAAAGCCGATGCAGAACACATTGGTAACTCACCCTGAGGGCTGCCGGATTTCCCCACAACAGCACCTGGTTCGTGGTGCCCTCTACAgttcagacagcatgcagagtgTTCATTTTCCCTCTGCTGATCTCATTGAGTACGTCCGGCAGCGCTATGTCACGCGCAAGCTCCTGGGACACCTGGAGAGAGGTGTGTTGGTCCGTGCAAACCAAGAAGGCATCTTCATCAAAAGGCTTTGCCAGAGCCGTGTCTTTTGGAGCGGGCTGGGAGAAGTGAGCTCCCAATATAACCCCTTACCTGGTAAACTTGAGAGGGACGCTGTTGTCAAGATTTTTGACACAGGAAGGTTTTTTCAAG CTCTACAGCTGTATCAGGAGGGTCAGATTCCTGCTCCTGATCCCACAGTGACGCTTTGTTTTGGAGAGGACCTCAATGATCTCAGCAGTGCCAAAAGCAAACTGATTATTGTGCAG ATCACTTTGGTGAACTGTCAGCATGTGCTGGATACAATGAACATGCGTCGCTCTCAGCCCTACTGCAACAACCAAAACCTGGAGATGTGTGATGATGTGGCCACTGACCAGATGGCTCGCATCTACCAGGACTTGTGCAGCTACAGTGTCCCCCAGAGGCCAGCCTGCTACAGGGACAACATGCCCATCACCGCCTGA